Part of the Spinacia oleracea cultivar Varoflay chromosome 5, BTI_SOV_V1, whole genome shotgun sequence genome, gATAGTTATGGGTGAAAAGGAACTAGCTGAAAAGatagtcaatgagaatgaggctacaactgcggttaagaagggggcggatatacaagtaccacctattgcactccccttcccaaaccgacaactcaagaataagctagacaagcagtttggcagattcttggaagtggtcaaaaatttgcaggtaacggttccttttactgaattaattttacaagttcctgcttatgctaaattcatgaaggatattttgaccagaaaacgtgctttttgtgaggtagagactgtagctttcactgaggaatgtagtgcttatttgcaaaacaagtctccacctaaacttaaggaccccgggagtttttccatcccatgtaacattggcaccgtatttattgataaagctttatgtgatctaggtgctagtgtgtctgtcatgcctttgtctgtctgtactaaactgaatatgggtgagcttaaggttaccaatatcactctacaaatggccgaccgttctgtcaaataccccttaggtgttttagaggacgtccctgttagagtaggtaaattctatatacctgtggactttgtagtattagacatgcaggaggattctcaaattcccataatcttaggtagacccttccttcatacggcgggggcggtaattgatgttaaaagtgggaaattgacattgtctgttggggatgataaggtgacttttaatctgaatagtgccttaaaaagtcccatgctagaggaggaacaatgctatcgcatagatgtagtcgattttattactcgtgataacgtctcccaagttctcgaaagagaccctttggaggcagtgctttgttgtgagtcttctgcaggtgatagcagttcttggagtgctgaagtggatgctctggagttggctcttaatggtggagaatctgagccggagagcaccaaattgaagaggttagttcggccggtttgttctgttaaagaggtaaagaaacccgaacttaaacctcttcctgctaaccttaagtatgcgtttttagataatgaacaactttgccctgtgatcgtcagtactgcacttgatgcaggccagttatcccaacttcttattgtgttgaaaaggcacaaaaaggccattgggtacagtattgatgatttaaagggtattagccccgacttttgtatgcataggatacatctagatgaaaatcataaaccatgcattcaaccccagcgtcgtttgaaccctgtcatgcaagatgttgtaaaagctgaagttatgaaattgcttgatgcgggtatagtgtatgctgtgtctgattctaagtgggtgagtcccgttcaggtagtgcctaagaaaggggggacaactgtggtgagaaatgaaaaaaatgagttgataccaactagggtagtcacaggttggcgcatgtgcattgattataggcgtcttaatgttgctactaaaaaggaccattttccccttcccttcattgatcaaatgttagaaaggctagcctgtcacaagtttttctgttatctggatggttattctggtttctttcaaattcccatacatccagacgaccaggaaaagaccaccttcacctgcccctatggtacctttgcatatcgtaggatgccttttggtctgtgtaatgcacctgctactttccaacgttgcatgatgagtatcttttctgattttattgagtctatcatggaagtgtttatggatgattttagcgtctatggtacttcttttgattcttgcttgctaaatctgactaaagttttgaaaagatgtgaagagtgcaatttagtcttgaactgggaaaagtgtcatttcatggttactgaaggggtagttttgggacatttgatatctaataagggcattcaggtggatcgagctaaggtccaagtgattgaacaattaccccctccagttaatgtgaagggtgttagaagttttcttggtcatgcggggttttatcgccgctttatcaaggatttctctaaaattgttaaaccacttacccagctccttctcaaggatgccccgtttgtgtttactgatgcttgtcttgaagcctttgacaggattaaacaggcactgatttcggctcccaccatccgttctcccgaatgggatattccgtttgagataatgtgtgatgcaagtgattatgcagttggggcagtgctgggtcagagaaaggagaaggttttacatgccatctattatgcaagtaagaccttggatgaagctcaagttaattatgcaactactgagaaggagcttctagctatagtctatgccttggataaattccgcacctatctgattggatccaaggtgatagtctatactgaccatgcggcccttaagtatctgctctctaagaaggaagccaagcctaggcttattcgatggatactactgctacaggagttcgatctagagatccgcgacaagaaaggggctgagaatgtggttgcagatcacttgtctagattgaggtatgacgatggtaagggatctacaccgattgatgattcatttccggatgatcatttacttgcacttgccagtcagtcaccatggttcgcagattttgctaactacattgtaggtagaattcttccggccgatctttcatatcaacagaagaagaaattcctacatgatgtccggttctacttttgggacgatccttatttgtttcgtgagactgctgaagggttatacaagcgttgtattccagaatgggaagttcaaggtgttatcagtaggtgtcattcttcaccttatggtggccACCATGGATCGTCGaaaacaaacgctaagctgtcacaatgtggtttttactggcctactatgttcaaagatgcacaggcttttattatggcttgtgatgcgtgccagagggccgacactatttcgaggaggtatgagatgccacagaacgggatccttgaggttgagattttcgatgtgtggggaattgattatatgggaccattcccatcgtccaagggtaacttgtatatccttgttgctgtagattatgtgtcaaagtgggtggaagccgttgcctcacctactaacgatgctaagacagtcatctccctgttcaagaagatcatttttcctagatttggggttccgcgcgctttgatcagtgatggagggtcacacttccatgagaagcatctggatgcgctcctgcgcaagtatggagtttatcaccgcactgggctagcctaccaccctcagacgagtggtcaagttgaggtctccaaccgagagatcaaatctatccttgagaaagtggtggcaaagtctaggaaggattggagcgataagctagatgatactctatgggcatacagaactgcctttaagacacctattggtacctccccgtatcggttggtgtatggcaaggcgtgtcacttaccagtagaaatggagtacaaggcttattgggcaatcaaacaactcaacatagatgcaaagctagccggtgaaaagcggttacttcaattaggtgagctcgatgaattccgactacaagcctatgatagtgcccggatttacaaggaaaagaccaagaagtggcacgacaatcacattttgcatagagagttcgcggtgggcgacaaggttctactttttaactctaggcttaagttatttcctggaaaacttaaatctaggtggtctgggccgttcactgtgactatggtaagcaagtttgggtctgttgaagtagagaatgggaatggtgaacgattcaaggtcaacgggcaacgtctgaagttgtaccatgatggggctactgtaggagtggttgaggtccatcacctcaatccctccgcctcatcaactgcatattcaaggtaacaaggtcgagcgggacctagaaataaaccagcgctttgcgggaggcaacccgtattttatcgctttaagtagtataagtttgatttttttggttttcattctatttttgtgtgtttagttagtatttccatacctaagtgtgtttaagtattgtttttggtgttagtgaggcgagaagagggcattacgctgtttgggtgtttaataatgtgcaggcctaaagctccaagttcgagaaagtgaaattacgcacaaggccaagcaccctgcaaaccgcccgattcgaatcgggcgaggtgcgcccgatcgggcgcgcacggatgagtttcttgtagtttatttccgcccgatcgggcgcagcaagcccgatcgggcggtccaGCGAGTGGAATGCTCGATCGGGCGAAATAATTTCGCCCTATCGGGCGCTTTTGCGAGTGGAACGCCCGAGTCGGGCGTTAGTTTGCCCGATCGAGCGCAAAAGACGAGTGgaaggcccgatcgggcgaaattattctgcccgatcgggcggttgatgaaaTTTTCGAGGAAAAGTCAAGGATGATTCTGGGCAggaaaaagtcaagaaaatgAGCATTCGCAAaacgcccgatccggatcgggcgaggtgcgcccgatcgggcgcgcacggatgaAAAGAAAAGGATCGCATTTCCGGGCGAaatgtcgcccgatcgggcgcgatGCGTTTTCAGCAATAACCCAACGATTCGACCTTTatttcttcacttcctcttcatcttcaacctaaatttctctcacttcctccattaaaccccaacttccaaaaaacttcaaaccaccatatctccctcaaatctccaccaaattcaacaattctttcatcaaaatcatcctctcatcatcctctacaacctacacctaaccgatttaagttttctctcatccccacaaaatccccaaattcacccaaaaagctcaaaaaaaaaaactcaaaaattcagatttttcatcaatggcaaatagaacacaaagaaaatgcacgagggtaccaaggaatcaacatgaggcttccacaagccgagctcgggaaccaacaccaccacctccaccaccgcaattcgagtccgacacggattttccggatgtcatctttattacggaggagcaacgagcacgattcatgcacctcaaattgagggaggtaatccctactcgctttatatgtCAGAAATCCTTGCATGAAATGGGGATTGAGCGTGATGTAAAacgtgtttttgttggtgttggtatgagtaacatgtatagtatgctccgtctcacatttagaCGGTTGACTCTAGAATTCTTGAGTAGTTTTAATGTGCGTAGGGATGGCTATCGAACCGTGTcatcggttcaatttcgtgtgatgaatagaacctacaccatgagcttatctgattttggtaggatttttggattaTCTACCACATATAGTAGGAAACCTAAGGAGACCCATAACAACTgcaccatgtggggaaagcttacgggcaatgataatcccgggagtatgcaacatttgcatgcttccaagatacaacacccggTACCCATTGTCTTTTACAGGTTCTTAGGATTTACaatctttggtagggatgagacccagaacattaggagtacggagctagagatccaaggtggctacgtttccgacggagaggagagctacaaaatgaaccttgcacatcacatggcctctcaattttactccatagccacctccacacatactaccaagattatcattggtgggttgatcacccacatagccatggccacggccaattttactgaggctaaccagattCTAGTTCTAGGTagcaacttgcttgatttggcttattttgctggactccataggctacagggggagcatgggttatttaggctgggagccatgtactggatgttcgagggaaacatgcttttcaccttgcccgaccctcagggccgcactagtttcagacccggtcaggctcattatctatttgttggatttgagcaagagcctcagcctgacccccagcctcagcctgaccctcagccagagccccatcagtaccagccagagcctcgcacctacttcaggagggggcgtcgagacacGGGGAGGCCCCAGAGTGGCCCGGTAGTTCATGAGGATCAGGGGTCCATTGATGAGaggttgagcagacttgagctcgggttccgggagttcgcagctgatcaccagaggaccatgttcccattttatgatcagtatgccaagcagggctatattgccccagattacgagcaccctacctggtttacctatcccgcggagggatatggagctccgggttctatgggcaccttcacacccacccagtacggaaggtggggagcgggtcctagtgggcatgctggccgagatgatggtgatgatgatgatgatggcggcAATGGCCGTCAATGATGGAGATGAGATCGAGTTggttcgatacccttgagccaatgaggacattgtctgatttggtttggggggggtttcacattacttgtacattgtaggtatgtttttcttttcttttcgcatttctttattttggtgtgtttaatgctttctagattagtttattgctttaaaaaaaaaataaaaaaaaataaaaaaaaaaataaatatacaaaaatacgttccgatgaatgaaaaatcatgcttccctgtgcccctttgattgaaaattgttttgattcttggtgtttgatgatgggcaatgtagatgtgttagccatgatttgatgttCGATTGTTTTGATGcctaaacatgagtcaactccgactaactacttgtggacttggtgcttgactagttgacttggttaggatgtgtgatagcttcctggtgtgccattgattttgagtattggtttgcaactattagtaatgttttatgactcatatacatgcacattgtggaggacgaagacatttttctatttaggtagccttcagatgaaattagatacgtttgttccctcttttttctacccatgttgtgcctgtgccatttattcggtgactaaccacattacaagcccgtaaattccccattggttactagtcccaagcctagcttgggggagctaatagtagtgaggtgagggagttgtagtgtggtacattttgagcatattgagtattgaaaagggaaattcttcttatcatgattgttgttgaaaaaaatgaaatgaaaaatgaatgagatgaggagaataaaaaaaaaaaaatcgtgtgaaggttccaaaaaaaaaaaaaaaaggaaagaaaaaaaaatgagattgagcaagaaagaaaaaaaataagaaggaaaaatcgttattctcaagaaaattcaaagcattgtttcactcaagtattgtaatttcttatctttataagtgattgattttaattgtgaaagaaaggcaagaaagtatagtgtggtttgtttgttgtttcatcatgtgttgagtgggaagttgtggttgtggtcatcatttgtggttgaccatggttttgctaggatttatgctccccaaagccaaggctttaagctcacgttttacccaaatttaccgcacctctacctaagcctatcattacaagctttgaagaccttccgacctttgtgcatagagtcatattaatgtgaaagtagttgtttatcaatgcacgttatgacatgacacattccgagtcgactactaggttgagtgcatgtttttctagacacacgagtgttgtgagtttgggagggaatTGTACtcatatatgttgggaggggagcgaacgggtacattttttatccgccacataaatgagtgacgagtgtgtgagcactagtcttgaattccattgtacacttgtagttcgctttgcgtgacgattgttgagGTGGATTGGCGgttgaatgaatttgattggttgacattgatgcatgcttgttggattttgccttgaatcgtatccattgttttaagatgtgtttggggtgaagttgatttatgtattcatcgatgatttctttgcttaggggcaagcaaagatctagcttgggggagtttgatatatgcgttttatatagagtttttacccccgtcccttagtacttttatgtatcaaacgtgctcttaggagccgtttctagtactaatatgtgttattgagtgtgccttgagtttcaggtttgattatgagaaattggtcgttttagatctgtttcattgttgatcaaggccactatatgagtccgagaaaTTCGGGacttccatcgtcgactttcgggagccttagatgcttatggttgagccccgggagttagacttggtgatacgggcgagatacattgaagattgcaaatcgccctggaagctgagggcgaaatgcaaccatcgggcggaattataagcaagccaagttcatcaacgcgcgcccgatcaggCGCAGCTCGctcgatccggatcgggcggtcaatctggaggctttgtggagatttcgcaatccgcccgatcgggcggattttggcccgatcgggccgactatcgagtgattcgcccgatcgggctaagtgtcgcccgatcgggcgacgccaacctccagcagtttttcgcgtttttaattccgtttttaggccttattttggcaaaactatataagcaaacttgttttattttttaggatcatcttattttccagcactaaacccttagtttatttttctaagttttatttcctctctacattaattcaaacacttagttcgatttatataaaaacacaagctttcaatttccattgttcGAGAATTAGGTACtgcttcttactttaatttattctattgctttgatcatgttttccattatgttaatcgctttgttattagttatcatgagtgagtagtttaatttctagggtttaggggatccatgaatgcatgattgggattatatgtggacttgattatttgattgattgattataatttctatagcttattattattgctcgtcaattctgttcggccggactattttgatttgagtttgattaaccttagattatgcgccgagaggtataaatctgatgtttttggtctgtggctattagataggaattatttctagtacgtagcgagagcccgctagttgttctatcctaaggaattcataagattcgagagatgcatgttttcctagttatgattgttaattaattgttattgtccgttgtccaatcccggtctgcatttatggtgaaccgctgccctagattcccttaatattgttatattccagtttgattatttgccttagcttaatatacaaaccaatccaattctttgttaccagtagtctagattagttaattaatagtagaaagaacattgtttccctgtggatacgatcccttcttcccttgctatattattagttggtgaacgttaggtttatctttgataggagtgcgatttagcctgtcattggtgtttgttgtttcatcatgtgttgagtgggaggtTTATGGTCATCATcttgtggttgatcatggttatttAGGAttcatgctccccaaagccaaggctttaaagctcacattatacccaaatttatcgcacccttacctaagcctaacattacaagctttgaagaccttccgacctttgtgcatagagtcgtactaatatgaaagtagttgtttatcaatgcaagttatgacatgacacatttcgagtcgactactaggttgagtgtatatttttctagacacacgagtgttgtgagtttggaagggcattgtacacttatatgttgggaggtgagcgaacgggtacatcttttacccaccacataaatgagtgatgagtgtgtgagcactagtcttgaattccattgtgcatttgtggttcgctttgcgtgacgattgttaaggtggattagcggttggatggatttgattagttgacattgatgcatgctcgttggattttgccttgaattatatttttcattttgaaatatgttgggggtgaagttggtcttgtattcatcgatgatttccttgcttagggacaagcaaggatctagcttgggggagtttgatatgtgcgttttatatagtgtttcacccccgtcccttagtacttttatgcgtcaaatgagctcttaggagccgttccTAGTACTAATATGctttattgagtgtgccttgagtttcaggttttgattatgagaaattggtctttttaagacccgtttcatgttgatttaggccactactcgagcccgaggaagttcgggacctttatcgtcgactttcgggagccttagatgcttatggttgagccccgagagttagactcggtgatatgggcgaaggatgttgaagattgcaaatcgccctgtgagctgagggcgaaatgcgaccatcgggcggaattaaaAGACTTTTGAAGCTAtctacacgcgcccgatcgggcgcatctcgcccggtccggatcgggaGCCCATCAGAAGGCAATA contains:
- the LOC130461720 gene encoding uncharacterized protein, translating into MGIESDVKRLFHGVDMKDMYSMLRLTFRRITLEFLSSLALRRDGYRTVSAVQFRLMNRNVTMSIADFGGIFGLSTAYSRKPGSAHNNCTMWGKLTGNDNPGSMQHLHASKIQHPVPIVFYRFLGFTIFGREENQNVRSTELEILGGYVLEGEERYKMNLAHHMASQLFSIATSTHTTRITVGGLITHIAMATVNFVEANQTPVLGSNLLDLAYFAGLRRLQGEHGLFRPGAMWWVFEGNRLFTLPDPQGRTHFRAGQAHYLYTRFEDEPQPNPQPQPDPQPEPHQSEPEPRTYFRRGRRRDEGRPQDRPALEEEQGSIHERLGRLELGFHEFAAYHQRTMFPFYDQYPVCSVKEVKKPELKPLPANLKYAFLDNEQLCPVIVSTALDAGQLSQLLIVLKRHKKAIGYSIDDLKGISPDFCMHRIHLDENHKPCIQPQRRLNPVMQDVKGGTTVVRNEKNELIPTRVVTGWRMCIDYRRLNVATKKDHFPLPFIDQMLERLACHKFFCYLDGYSGFFQIPIHPDDQEKTTFTCPYGTFAYRRMPFGLCNAPATFQRCMMSIFSDFIESIMEVFMDDFSVYGTSFDSCLLNLTKVLKRCEECNLVLNWEKCHFMVTEGVVLGHLISNKGIQVDRAKVQVIEQLPPPVNVKGVRSFLGHAGFYRRFIKDFSKIVKPLTQLLLKDAPFVFTDACLEAFDRIKQALISAPTIRSPEWDIPFEIMCDASDYAVGAVLGQRKEKVLHAIYYASKTLDEAQVNYATTEKELLAIVYALDKFRTYLIGSKVIVYTDHAALKYLLSKKEAKPRLIRWILLLQEFDLEIRDKKGAENVVADHLSRLRYDDGKGSTPIDDSFPDDHLLALASQSPWFADFANY